Proteins encoded by one window of Pyrinomonadaceae bacterium:
- the mnmA gene encoding tRNA 2-thiouridine(34) synthase MnmA yields the protein MKIAVAMSGGVDSSAAAAILKEQGHELVGFTMQLWNQRRGISVDENGEPLPSRCCSLDDVYDARRVAEELGFPFYVLNLEKEFERDVVQPFVNSYLNGETPIPCVACNSRLKFASLDKLAASLGCEKVATGHYARVEFDEGTNRYRLLRGRDPLKDQSYFLWELTQDQLSRSLFPLGELSKSEARQAARDSDLAVAEKKESQEICFVPDGNYAGFIDRYLEAEQQTDRLPGAGEIVTAGGEVLGTHAGIHRYTIGQRRGIGISDARPLYVLNVDSQTNRVTVGYDDELLGDEFTAAGVNWIAFDNPTERVRSEVRVRYRHTAAPATITPLTDNRASVKFDESQRAITPGQATVFYRGDEVLGGGWIVKHSEQ from the coding sequence ATGAAGATTGCAGTAGCAATGTCAGGTGGCGTGGATTCTTCCGCGGCCGCCGCTATTTTGAAGGAGCAGGGCCATGAGCTGGTCGGCTTTACGATGCAGTTGTGGAACCAGCGCCGCGGCATCAGCGTCGATGAAAACGGCGAGCCGCTGCCTTCGCGTTGCTGCTCGCTTGACGATGTCTACGATGCGCGCCGGGTAGCGGAAGAACTAGGCTTCCCGTTTTACGTGCTGAATCTGGAGAAGGAATTCGAGCGCGACGTCGTGCAGCCGTTCGTCAACAGTTACCTGAACGGCGAGACGCCAATTCCGTGCGTGGCCTGCAATAGCCGTTTGAAGTTTGCGTCGCTCGATAAGCTGGCGGCGAGCCTCGGTTGCGAGAAGGTGGCCACCGGGCATTATGCGCGCGTTGAGTTTGATGAGGGAACGAATCGTTATCGGCTTTTGCGGGGACGCGATCCGCTGAAGGACCAGTCCTACTTTCTTTGGGAGCTGACCCAGGATCAGCTTTCGCGCTCGTTGTTTCCCCTCGGCGAGCTTTCAAAGAGTGAGGCGCGCCAGGCCGCGCGTGATAGCGATCTCGCCGTCGCGGAAAAGAAAGAGTCGCAGGAGATTTGTTTTGTGCCTGATGGCAATTACGCCGGCTTCATCGATCGATATCTGGAAGCGGAACAGCAAACCGATCGGCTTCCCGGCGCGGGTGAAATTGTGACTGCGGGCGGCGAGGTGCTGGGTACTCATGCGGGTATTCATCGGTACACGATTGGCCAGCGGCGTGGAATTGGCATCTCTGACGCGCGGCCCCTGTACGTGCTGAATGTCGATTCGCAGACGAACCGCGTGACCGTCGGCTATGATGATGAATTGTTGGGCGACGAGTTCACCGCCGCGGGCGTTAACTGGATCGCTTTTGATAATCCAACTGAGCGAGTGCGCTCAGAAGTGCGCGTGCGTTACCGGCACACGGCCGCGCCCGCGACGATCACTCCGCTCACAGACAATCGGGCTTCGGTTAAGTTTGACGAGTCACAACGCGCCATCACGCCGGGTCAGGCGACCGTGTTCTATCGCGGCGATGAAGTGCTGGGCGGCGGGTGGATCGTTAAGCACAGTGAGCAGTGA
- a CDS encoding VWA domain-containing protein: protein MSEHTTTGEEPNLAGQIEEHLRSVKNPQERRTVAELLRAASHLPLEHMRAAIETSASVAGVSLRASIEFLRATPDAARVLEPAELRAWGELGRRLTTNDVESGISFFSAGTTDFARVPAPVRPFVFQVCSRQMILSAAIAAETFRDAPALADRVSDADLLRSIYEIAASISRRSAKHSAEFLSATPAVVEGVGGPDTRHPDFRHPTPDTQHPVLFAAVDLAKSFAEHAGGIAADAWVSLPAATARLDPDHALKLIRRTRSFLERGGGAALQVLIAGGDILRTVPECFDEWIELLWAVAAHGNAGLVAFTRTCPGVFQSIATETRHDRGIDLVRRVISLTRDVARTDGESALACLRSSAKALRTVSIDQFEAWARAGLITSDTRTRRSYYALETRTSNDALRASDHGGVTLESIQHLLRLYVEGLTGRAVEIASVAAVPVEARIGDGSTIYLPAAVSDFGDDELDFRLYKVLAAHAAGQIEFGTYDQATDDLRAAYVSLAARFDPANQDERAAFADDGYVPDIAAAEHGQRPSPQAERSGGEVGTRANPTLSLPARGEGARARYSDVLQLFPIPALARRIFGTLENGRIDRRLRNQYRGLNRDLDLIRAHLRSRRPKIIDLPATLVPFELLFQITMLGGALDDARDFYGQIVSELETVVADYLSDSNTSVADTLMATSRVYDLFQSISMEDAEKQIEVPDEQDQEDASKLAEEMMSQRERDRQPQRRDARELFNAWNTEAEGEFDELEGSEAWSEGETPEHGLEEGEVAFNYDEWDRELTDHRVGWCRVVEKKVKRGSRAFVDDTRERYKGVMSSIRHQFQLLKPENLTRIMNELDGEDYDLNAVVDYFIDRRADGQQSERIYTKRLRRRRDVAVSFLLDQSSSTARTIGRHPLQPYTHPGRRIIEIEKEGLVLMSEALEAVGDVYSINGFTSEGRRNVKFYVLKDFDEHYSDEVMRRIGGITYQNNTRLGAAIRHATAKLEQQEARTRLLIVLSDGRPYDHDYGDARYAREDTREALVNAKVRGITPFCITIDRESEAELRDLYGEVGYTIIDDVLSLPERLPGIYRRLTT from the coding sequence GTGTCTGAACACACCACAACCGGCGAAGAGCCGAACCTTGCAGGCCAGATCGAGGAGCACCTGCGTTCAGTCAAGAACCCGCAGGAGCGGCGCACGGTGGCCGAACTGCTTCGCGCAGCGAGTCACCTGCCGCTGGAACATATGCGCGCTGCGATTGAAACCAGCGCTTCGGTAGCAGGAGTTTCTCTGCGCGCCAGCATTGAGTTTCTCCGCGCGACGCCGGACGCGGCGCGTGTTTTGGAGCCGGCGGAACTAAGAGCGTGGGGCGAGTTGGGACGGCGGCTGACCACAAACGACGTCGAGAGCGGCATAAGTTTCTTTTCCGCCGGCACCACCGATTTCGCGCGCGTACCGGCGCCGGTGCGGCCTTTTGTGTTCCAGGTTTGTTCGCGGCAGATGATTCTGTCGGCAGCGATTGCGGCGGAGACATTTCGCGACGCGCCCGCCCTGGCTGACCGAGTATCTGATGCAGACCTGCTTCGCTCGATCTATGAAATCGCGGCCAGCATCTCGCGTCGTTCAGCGAAACACAGCGCGGAGTTTTTGAGCGCGACACCGGCGGTTGTTGAGGGTGTTGGGGGACCCGACACCCGACACCCTGATTTCCGACACCCGACACCCGACACCCAACACCCTGTTCTTTTTGCGGCCGTCGATCTCGCGAAATCCTTTGCCGAACACGCCGGCGGGATCGCGGCTGATGCTTGGGTTTCGCTCCCGGCGGCAACCGCGCGACTCGATCCGGACCACGCGCTCAAATTAATTCGGCGCACGCGCAGTTTTCTCGAACGCGGCGGGGGCGCGGCGCTGCAAGTCTTGATTGCCGGCGGCGACATCCTGCGAACAGTTCCGGAATGCTTCGATGAGTGGATCGAACTTCTCTGGGCGGTGGCGGCGCACGGCAATGCGGGACTGGTGGCGTTCACGCGAACTTGTCCGGGCGTCTTTCAATCGATTGCGACTGAAACTCGGCACGACCGCGGGATCGATCTCGTACGCCGGGTAATCAGCCTTACGCGCGATGTGGCGCGGACGGACGGCGAGAGCGCGTTGGCCTGTTTGCGTTCCAGCGCAAAGGCGCTCCGCACCGTTTCGATCGATCAATTCGAAGCGTGGGCGCGCGCCGGGCTGATTACCAGCGACACGCGCACGCGTCGAAGTTATTACGCGCTTGAGACGCGCACCAGCAACGACGCGCTCCGCGCCAGTGATCACGGCGGCGTGACACTCGAATCGATCCAGCACTTGCTGCGGCTGTACGTCGAAGGGTTAACCGGACGCGCGGTTGAGATTGCTTCGGTTGCCGCCGTGCCGGTTGAAGCACGCATCGGCGATGGCAGCACGATTTACCTGCCCGCGGCAGTCTCTGATTTCGGCGACGATGAACTCGACTTTCGGCTTTACAAAGTGCTGGCGGCGCATGCTGCGGGACAAATTGAATTCGGCACATACGACCAAGCGACGGATGATTTGCGCGCCGCTTATGTTTCGCTCGCGGCTCGTTTCGATCCGGCCAATCAGGACGAGCGCGCCGCGTTCGCGGACGATGGATACGTGCCCGACATAGCTGCCGCCGAACACGGGCAACGCCCCTCTCCGCAGGCGGAGAGGAGTGGGGGAGAGGTTGGCACGCGCGCTAACCCCACCCTATCCCTCCCCGCACGCGGTGAGGGCGCAAGAGCCCGTTACTCCGACGTCCTCCAATTATTTCCAATTCCCGCTCTGGCGCGACGCATTTTCGGCACGCTCGAGAATGGCCGCATCGATCGCCGGCTGCGAAACCAGTATCGAGGGCTCAATCGCGACCTTGATCTGATTCGGGCACACCTAAGAAGCCGCCGGCCGAAGATAATCGATCTACCGGCAACGCTGGTTCCCTTCGAGTTGTTGTTTCAGATCACGATGCTCGGCGGCGCACTGGACGACGCGCGCGATTTCTACGGGCAGATCGTATCCGAGTTAGAGACAGTGGTCGCGGATTACCTCAGCGACTCAAACACGAGCGTGGCCGACACGCTGATGGCGACAAGTCGCGTGTACGACCTCTTCCAATCGATCTCGATGGAAGACGCCGAGAAGCAGATCGAAGTTCCCGATGAACAGGATCAGGAGGACGCGAGCAAACTTGCCGAAGAGATGATGTCGCAGCGCGAGCGCGATCGGCAGCCGCAGCGGCGCGACGCGCGCGAACTTTTCAACGCGTGGAACACCGAGGCGGAAGGCGAATTTGACGAACTGGAAGGCAGCGAAGCGTGGAGTGAAGGCGAGACGCCTGAGCACGGACTGGAAGAAGGCGAGGTCGCGTTCAATTACGACGAATGGGACCGCGAGCTGACTGACCACCGCGTCGGCTGGTGCCGCGTCGTGGAAAAGAAAGTGAAGCGCGGCAGTCGCGCGTTCGTCGATGACACTCGCGAGCGCTACAAAGGCGTCATGTCATCAATCCGTCATCAGTTTCAGCTGCTGAAGCCTGAGAACCTGACGCGCATCATGAACGAGTTGGACGGCGAAGACTACGATCTGAACGCTGTCGTCGATTACTTCATCGATCGGCGCGCCGACGGTCAACAGTCTGAGCGCATCTACACGAAACGGTTGCGCCGGCGTCGCGATGTCGCAGTTTCTTTCCTGCTCGATCAGTCTTCATCGACCGCGCGCACCATTGGCCGCCATCCGCTTCAGCCTTACACCCACCCGGGCCGCCGCATTATCGAGATTGAAAAAGAAGGCCTGGTGCTGATGAGTGAGGCGCTCGAAGCCGTCGGAGATGTGTATTCGATCAACGGCTTCACCTCCGAAGGCCGGCGCAATGTGAAGTTTTATGTGCTGAAAGACTTTGACGAGCATTACTCGGACGAGGTGATGCGCCGCATCGGCGGCATCACTTATCAGAACAACACCCGCCTGGGCGCGGCGATTCGGCACGCCACTGCAAAACTCGAACAGCAGGAAGCGCGCACGCGTCTGCTGATCGTTCTGTCGGACGGCCGGCCTTACGATCACGATTACGGCGACGCGCGTTACGCGCGGGAAGACACGCGCGAAGCGCTCGTGAATGCGAAGGTGCGCGGCATCACGCCGTTCTGCATCACAATCGACCGCGAATCTGAAGCCGAGCTGCGCGATCTCTACGGAGAAGTCGGCTATACGATCATTGACGATGTGCTGTCACTGCCTGAGCGGCTGCCGGGAATTTATCGAAGATTGACGACGTGA
- the sppA gene encoding signal peptide peptidase SppA, translated as MSTTRKVVLAITGIVLGVVLIGFVVVAILVAAIRGEQPSVRENSVLTLRVSGPLPDYVPDNPLNRIFATPPQSLSSLLTQFRKAKTDKRIRAIILDVDASETGWGKAEELRAAIEDFRSSGKPVYAYMEMGFNKDYYVASACDKIYMPPPGELFVTGLAADVMFFRGSLDKLGIYPDIYQIGKYKSAGDMFTQKEMTKDHRDVVNSLLDDMYGRLVDSIAKARGKSADDVKKLIDNAPYNARQAKDAGLIDGALYREEIEKELKQRLGYAEKDELRLVKASDYRKISQESLGLNKGEKIAIVYAAGDIMSGSSQFGSDGQEVIGSESLVKLLNEVRDDKTIKAVVLRIDSPGGEGLASDIIWRGIESLKAKKPVVVSMGDVAASGGYYIACNANKIVAQPSTITGSIGVVGGKPVIKGFYDWIGVSNEYVLRGTNAGIFRESEKFTDSERAKFQEFLKTTYDDFTDKVAKGRSKDQTYIDSIGQGRVWTGRQGKENGLVDEYGGLDKAIEIAKQLANIPADKSIQRVIRPVPPNWLQELFTDSGEADTRVTTEMQQQASLLAAMPEDVRRTFRYIQMMDRVKGGHSAYLLPYSLRIR; from the coding sequence ATGTCAACAACTCGTAAAGTCGTGCTCGCGATCACCGGGATCGTGCTGGGCGTGGTTCTCATCGGCTTCGTCGTCGTCGCGATTCTGGTGGCGGCAATACGCGGCGAGCAGCCATCCGTCCGTGAAAACAGCGTGCTGACGCTGAGAGTCTCAGGGCCGCTGCCGGATTACGTCCCGGACAATCCGCTCAATCGCATCTTCGCGACGCCGCCGCAGTCGCTCAGCAGCCTGCTCACGCAGTTTCGCAAAGCGAAAACCGACAAACGAATCCGCGCAATCATCCTCGACGTCGACGCGTCGGAAACGGGATGGGGCAAGGCTGAAGAGTTACGCGCCGCCATCGAGGACTTTCGCTCGTCCGGCAAACCTGTCTATGCCTACATGGAGATGGGTTTCAACAAGGACTATTACGTCGCGTCGGCGTGCGACAAGATTTACATGCCGCCGCCCGGCGAACTCTTCGTCACCGGCCTCGCCGCCGACGTGATGTTTTTCCGCGGGTCGCTCGACAAGCTGGGCATCTATCCCGACATCTACCAGATTGGCAAATACAAAAGCGCCGGCGACATGTTCACGCAGAAAGAGATGACGAAAGATCATCGCGATGTCGTCAACTCGCTGCTCGATGATATGTACGGACGCCTGGTCGACTCTATTGCCAAGGCGCGCGGCAAGTCTGCAGATGATGTGAAGAAGCTGATCGACAACGCTCCTTACAATGCGCGACAAGCGAAGGACGCCGGCCTGATTGATGGCGCCCTGTATCGCGAGGAAATTGAAAAAGAACTCAAGCAGCGGCTCGGATATGCAGAGAAGGATGAACTGCGCCTGGTCAAAGCTTCGGACTACCGAAAGATTTCGCAAGAGTCGCTGGGCCTGAACAAGGGCGAAAAGATTGCCATCGTTTACGCCGCGGGCGACATCATGTCCGGCAGTTCGCAGTTCGGCTCTGACGGACAGGAAGTGATCGGTTCAGAGTCACTGGTCAAACTCTTAAATGAAGTGCGCGACGATAAAACGATCAAAGCAGTCGTGCTGCGCATCGACAGTCCGGGCGGCGAAGGTCTCGCTTCAGACATTATTTGGCGCGGGATCGAATCGCTCAAAGCGAAGAAGCCCGTCGTGGTGTCAATGGGTGACGTAGCGGCGTCCGGCGGTTATTACATCGCCTGCAACGCAAACAAGATCGTTGCGCAACCTTCGACGATTACCGGCTCGATCGGTGTGGTCGGCGGCAAGCCGGTCATCAAAGGCTTTTACGACTGGATCGGCGTCAGCAACGAGTACGTGCTGCGCGGCACAAATGCGGGCATCTTTCGCGAGTCTGAAAAATTCACCGACAGCGAGCGCGCAAAGTTCCAGGAGTTTCTGAAAACGACCTACGACGACTTCACGGATAAAGTGGCGAAGGGTCGCAGCAAGGACCAGACCTACATCGACTCGATCGGTCAGGGCCGTGTCTGGACCGGCCGGCAGGGCAAAGAAAACGGGCTGGTCGATGAGTATGGCGGTCTCGATAAGGCAATTGAGATCGCGAAGCAGCTCGCCAATATTCCCGCCGACAAAAGTATTCAGCGAGTAATTCGACCGGTTCCGCCGAACTGGCTGCAAGAATTGTTCACCGATTCGGGTGAGGCCGATACGCGCGTGACAACTGAAATGCAACAGCAGGCGTCGCTACTCGCCGCAATGCCGGAAGATGTCCGCCGTACGTTTCGCTACATTCAAATGATGGACCGCGTGAAGGGTGGGCATTCGGCTTATCTTCTGCCGTACAGTTTGCGGATTCGATAG
- a CDS encoding CbbQ/NirQ/NorQ/GpvN family protein, producing MPERAIEEYRIADEPYYLPVDNEVGLFEAAHAAKLPVILKGPTGCGKTRFVEHMAWRLERPLITVACHEDLSSTDLVGRFLIEGEETVWHDGPLTSAVRHGAICYLDEVVEARKDTVVIIHPLTDHRRRLPIEKRGTVLDAPTDFMLVVSYNPGYQSILKDLKQSTRQRFIAIDFDYPSPELEAAIVAHEGGIDEGTARDLVLIGQKVRNLRGHGLEEGVSTRLLIYAGQLIANGIAPTRAAEVAMCSPITDDRDLQRSIREIVTTVI from the coding sequence ATGCCTGAACGCGCCATAGAAGAATATCGCATCGCTGACGAGCCTTATTACCTGCCCGTCGACAACGAAGTTGGTTTGTTTGAAGCCGCACACGCGGCAAAGCTGCCGGTGATTCTGAAAGGGCCGACGGGCTGTGGCAAGACCCGCTTTGTCGAGCACATGGCGTGGCGTCTGGAGCGCCCGCTGATCACCGTCGCCTGCCACGAAGATCTTTCCTCAACTGATCTCGTCGGCCGTTTCTTGATCGAAGGGGAAGAGACAGTCTGGCACGACGGGCCACTGACGTCGGCTGTTCGTCATGGAGCGATCTGTTACCTCGACGAAGTTGTTGAAGCGCGCAAAGACACGGTCGTAATCATCCATCCGCTCACCGATCATCGACGGCGTCTGCCGATTGAAAAGCGCGGCACGGTCCTCGACGCGCCGACGGATTTCATGCTCGTCGTTTCTTACAATCCGGGATATCAATCGATTCTTAAAGACCTGAAGCAATCAACCCGGCAACGCTTCATCGCGATCGATTTCGATTACCCTTCACCGGAACTGGAAGCGGCGATCGTCGCCCATGAAGGGGGCATCGACGAAGGTACGGCGCGCGATCTCGTTTTGATCGGTCAGAAGGTGCGCAACCTGCGCGGCCATGGATTGGAAGAAGGCGTCTCGACCCGTCTGTTGATTTATGCGGGGCAATTGATCGCCAACGGCATCGCGCCGACCCGCGCTGCCGAAGTCGCGATGTGCTCACCGATTACTGACGATCGCGATCTGCAGCGCAGCATTCGAGAGATCGTGACGACGGTGATCTAA